A part of Streptomyces sp. NBC_01235 genomic DNA contains:
- a CDS encoding sensor histidine kinase, with the protein MRITGDRVAGRLTGAFGLLIALLLLLGAGALTAALVVDRIHDEVVTQLEPVAWDNLRVREQATRMHRAVRTHLLTGRPAELNAYRQARDEPFATLAAAGRDATDATRRNLATQDRQLRDYVRTADEQAKAARGSAPAAVLTEEAARRFAAFDATNRRLDSQLTGAIERDEDRADAVLGGSIVGIGVLLAAGGTMAVFAAVHTTRALTRPLQSTARTLDRLASGDHAARAEEKGPEEIRALARSLNALADESDRLRAIEQERTRLARTARTVGVRIREHLSVEELLDTACAGIGEGLEAEHAFVLVTEEDSPVVRTARAWSSEAGLLPPEEQPIPPVPLEVVLEHHRRGTAWCHNDLPAVLAEGAPLPGAPGSFGEAGLPLDARAAAEKLGMVGVLVVPVGVGDEPFGALFLARGRRDRPWRPVEIEIAESMAAGVGRALHNALLYERETHLVEKLRALDKAKSDFLSTVSHELRTPLTSIVGYIELLKDEETGPLTSPQRRMLDVVDRNANRLRALIEDLLTLSRIESGAFSSRKEPVDLVRLVASATDAVRPAAEAASITLETHCPSQPLVLEADSDQLDRVLMNLLSNAVKFTPKGGKVAVRADAWDGEAVLSVSDTGIGIPAEEQERLFQRFFRASNATDAAIPGTGLGLTIVRTIVANHGGVMEVDSEENRGTTFTARLPIVAADETASSS; encoded by the coding sequence ATGAGGATCACCGGCGACCGCGTGGCAGGCCGGCTGACCGGGGCCTTCGGCCTGCTGATCGCTCTGCTTCTGCTTCTGGGGGCGGGGGCCCTGACCGCGGCCCTGGTGGTGGACCGGATCCATGACGAGGTCGTCACGCAACTGGAGCCGGTCGCCTGGGACAACCTGCGGGTGCGTGAACAGGCCACCCGGATGCACCGGGCCGTGCGCACCCATCTGCTCACCGGCCGCCCGGCGGAGCTGAACGCCTATCGCCAGGCGCGCGACGAGCCTTTCGCCACCCTGGCCGCGGCCGGGCGGGACGCCACCGACGCGACCCGGCGGAATCTCGCGACGCAGGACCGGCAGCTGCGCGACTACGTCCGTACAGCCGACGAGCAGGCGAAGGCCGCACGCGGCAGCGCTCCGGCGGCGGTGCTGACCGAGGAGGCCGCCAGGCGGTTCGCGGCCTTCGACGCCACCAACAGACGGCTCGACTCGCAGCTCACCGGAGCCATCGAGCGTGACGAGGACCGGGCCGACGCCGTCCTCGGAGGCAGCATCGTGGGCATCGGCGTCCTGCTGGCGGCAGGCGGGACCATGGCCGTCTTCGCGGCGGTGCACACCACGCGTGCCCTGACCCGGCCGCTGCAGAGCACCGCCCGGACCCTGGACCGGCTCGCCTCGGGCGACCACGCGGCGCGGGCGGAGGAGAAGGGACCGGAGGAGATCAGAGCGTTGGCGCGGTCGCTGAACGCGCTCGCCGACGAGAGCGACCGGCTGCGGGCGATCGAACAGGAGCGCACCAGACTGGCACGGACCGCACGGACCGTCGGTGTCCGCATCCGGGAGCACCTCAGTGTCGAGGAGCTCCTCGACACGGCCTGCGCCGGTATCGGTGAGGGGCTGGAGGCCGAACATGCCTTCGTCCTGGTCACCGAGGAGGACAGCCCTGTCGTACGCACGGCACGCGCCTGGAGTTCCGAGGCGGGGCTGCTCCCCCCTGAGGAGCAGCCGATCCCGCCCGTTCCCCTCGAAGTGGTGCTCGAGCACCACCGGCGGGGAACGGCCTGGTGCCACAACGATCTGCCCGCCGTGCTGGCCGAGGGAGCACCGCTGCCGGGGGCTCCGGGCTCCTTCGGCGAGGCCGGTCTGCCACTGGACGCCCGGGCGGCGGCCGAGAAGCTGGGCATGGTGGGTGTTCTCGTCGTCCCGGTCGGCGTCGGCGACGAACCGTTCGGCGCCCTCTTCCTCGCGCGCGGCCGGCGGGATCGTCCGTGGCGGCCGGTGGAGATCGAGATCGCCGAGTCCATGGCCGCCGGAGTCGGCCGCGCGCTGCACAACGCGCTGCTCTACGAGAGGGAAACACACCTGGTCGAGAAGCTGCGCGCTTTGGACAAGGCCAAGAGCGACTTCCTGTCCACCGTCTCCCATGAGCTGCGCACTCCGCTGACCAGCATCGTGGGGTACATCGAGTTGCTGAAGGACGAGGAGACCGGGCCTCTCACCTCTCCGCAGCGGCGCATGCTGGACGTCGTCGACCGCAACGCCAACCGGCTTCGGGCGCTCATCGAGGACCTGCTGACCCTGTCGCGCATCGAGTCGGGGGCGTTCAGCTCCAGGAAGGAGCCGGTCGACCTGGTCCGGCTGGTGGCGTCGGCGACCGACGCCGTCCGGCCGGCCGCCGAGGCTGCCTCCATCACCCTGGAGACGCACTGCCCGTCCCAACCTCTGGTGCTGGAGGCGGACAGCGACCAGCTGGACCGGGTCCTGATGAACCTGTTGTCCAATGCGGTGAAGTTCACCCCGAAGGGCGGGAAGGTCGCCGTCCGCGCCGACGCCTGGGACGGTGAGGCTGTGCTGAGCGTCAGCGACACCGGCATCGGCATCCCCGCGGAGGAGCAGGAGAGGCTCTTCCAACGGTTCTTCCGCGCCTCGAACGCCACAGACGCGGCCATTCCGGGCACCGGTCTGGGGTTGACGATCGTCCGCACCATCGTCGCGAACCACGGGGGCGTGATGGAGGTGGACTCCGAGGAGAACCGCGGCACGACCTTCACCGCCCGGCTGCCGATCGTCGCTGCGGACGAGACGGCCTCCTCGTCCTGA
- a CDS encoding glycoside hydrolase family 16 protein, whose protein sequence is MTRRALLSRTRAAAGLVASAMMCAALAALPGPASAAADHQRARSARAVVGPALFDDFNYLSSTDQQLTQHGWTLRSGQGGPGVSGATWKPQNITFATASGNSVITMRSGTNGTAAGTEHTEIYQQRKFLYGTYAARVRFSDVPTIGPDGDHMVQTFFTISPLDHPLDPAYSELDFEYLPNGGWGIPSSALLATSWETYSENPPQEENVSTQERASFNDWHDLVVTVDSGTITYYIDGRLFATHGEPYVPESTMSIRFNHWLIDLLGINSRKTRAYEQKVDYVYFVQDQVLTPAAVQTAVADYRSQGVTFQDTV, encoded by the coding sequence ATGACCAGACGCGCCTTGCTCTCCCGGACGAGGGCCGCTGCCGGACTCGTCGCCTCCGCGATGATGTGCGCGGCCCTCGCCGCCCTTCCCGGCCCGGCGAGCGCCGCCGCCGACCACCAGCGAGCCCGGTCCGCGCGGGCCGTCGTCGGTCCGGCGCTGTTCGACGACTTCAACTACCTCTCCTCCACGGATCAGCAGCTCACCCAGCACGGCTGGACCCTGCGCTCCGGCCAGGGCGGGCCCGGTGTGTCCGGCGCCACATGGAAGCCGCAGAACATCACCTTCGCCACCGCCTCCGGCAACTCCGTCATCACGATGCGCTCCGGCACCAACGGCACGGCGGCCGGCACCGAGCACACCGAGATCTACCAGCAGCGCAAGTTCCTGTACGGCACCTACGCGGCACGCGTCCGCTTCAGCGACGTCCCCACCATCGGGCCCGACGGCGACCACATGGTGCAGACGTTCTTCACCATCTCGCCGCTCGACCATCCACTGGACCCGGCCTACAGCGAGCTCGACTTCGAGTACCTGCCCAACGGCGGATGGGGCATCCCCTCCAGCGCGCTGCTCGCCACGTCCTGGGAGACGTATTCGGAGAACCCGCCCCAGGAGGAGAACGTCTCCACCCAGGAGCGCGCGAGCTTCAACGACTGGCACGACCTGGTCGTCACCGTCGACAGCGGCACCATCACCTACTACATCGACGGCCGGCTCTTCGCCACGCACGGCGAGCCCTACGTTCCCGAGTCGACCATGAGCATCCGCTTCAACCACTGGCTGATCGACCTGCTGGGGATCAACAGCCGGAAGACGCGAGCCTACGAGCAGAAGGTGGACTACGTGTACTTCGTCCAGGACCAGGTGCTCACCCCGGCCGCCGTGCAGACCGCCGTCGCCGACTACCGGTCACAGGGGGTGACCTTCCAGGACACCGTCTGA
- a CDS encoding ABC transporter ATP-binding protein, whose product MRTEPVVRVQALVKRYGTKTAVDGLDLTARPGVTAVLGPNGAGKTTTIETCEGYRKPDSGTVRVLGLDPVRQASDLRPRIGVMLQSGGVYSGARADEMLRHVAKLHAHPLDVDALVERLGLGSCGRTTYRRLSGGQQQRLALAMAVVGRPELVFLDEPTAGLDPQARRATWDLVRDLCADGVSVILTTHHMDEAEQLCDDVAIIDAGRVIAQGSPEELCRGGAENTLRFTGRPGLDVGSLLKALPADSSAAELTPGSYRVMGKVDPQLLATVTSWCAQHGVMPDRISVERHTLEDVFLELTGKELRS is encoded by the coding sequence ATGCGAACTGAGCCTGTCGTCCGAGTTCAGGCCCTGGTGAAGCGGTACGGGACGAAGACGGCGGTGGACGGCCTCGACCTGACGGCCCGGCCGGGCGTCACCGCCGTCCTCGGACCCAACGGCGCCGGCAAGACGACCACGATCGAGACCTGCGAGGGGTACCGCAAGCCGGACTCCGGCACCGTGCGCGTCCTCGGCCTCGACCCGGTGAGACAGGCCTCCGACCTGCGCCCCCGGATCGGCGTGATGCTCCAGTCGGGGGGTGTGTACTCCGGTGCGCGGGCCGACGAGATGCTCCGGCACGTGGCCAAGCTGCACGCGCACCCGCTGGACGTCGACGCCCTCGTCGAGCGCCTCGGCCTCGGCTCCTGCGGCCGGACGACCTACCGGCGCCTCTCCGGCGGCCAGCAGCAGCGCCTCGCGCTGGCGATGGCCGTCGTCGGCCGCCCGGAGCTGGTGTTCCTGGACGAGCCGACGGCCGGCCTCGACCCGCAGGCCCGCCGCGCCACCTGGGACCTCGTCCGGGACCTGTGCGCGGACGGCGTCTCGGTCATCCTGACCACCCACCACATGGACGAGGCCGAGCAGCTCTGCGACGACGTCGCGATCATCGACGCGGGCCGGGTCATCGCCCAGGGCTCCCCCGAGGAGCTGTGCCGAGGCGGCGCCGAGAACACCCTGCGCTTCACCGGCCGCCCCGGTCTCGACGTGGGCTCCCTGCTCAAGGCCCTGCCCGCCGACAGCTCCGCCGCCGAGCTGACCCCGGGCTCCTACCGGGTCATGGGCAAGGTCGACCCGCAACTGCTGGCGACGGTCACGTCGTGGTGCGCCCAGCACGGGGTGATGCCGGACCGCATCTCGGTGGAGCGGCACACCCTGGAGGACGTCTTCCTGGAACTCACCGGCAAGGAGCTGCGCTCGTGA
- a CDS encoding ABC transporter permease encodes MIGTQAALETKMLLRNGEQLLLTVVIPTLLLVLFGSVDIVDTGAGEAVDFLTPGILALAVMSTAFTGQAIATGFERRYGVLKRLASSPLPRWGLMTAKTLSVLVTEVLQVILLTVIAFALGWNPHGNPVAVLLLLVLGTAAFSGLGLLMAGTLKAEATLAAANLVFLLLLMGGGVIVPLDKFPPAAQDVLGLLPITALSDGLRDVLQHGAGMPWADLGILALWAVVGLAAAGRFFRWE; translated from the coding sequence ATGATCGGGACCCAGGCTGCGCTGGAGACGAAGATGCTTCTGCGCAACGGCGAGCAGCTGCTGCTCACCGTCGTGATCCCGACCCTCCTGCTGGTCCTGTTCGGCAGCGTGGACATCGTCGACACCGGTGCGGGCGAGGCCGTGGACTTCCTCACCCCCGGCATCCTCGCGCTCGCCGTGATGTCGACGGCCTTCACCGGCCAGGCCATCGCCACCGGCTTCGAACGCCGCTACGGCGTCCTGAAGCGGCTCGCCTCCTCCCCCCTCCCCCGCTGGGGCCTGATGACGGCGAAGACGCTGTCGGTCCTGGTCACGGAGGTCCTCCAGGTGATCCTGCTGACGGTGATCGCCTTCGCGCTGGGCTGGAACCCGCACGGGAACCCCGTGGCCGTCCTGCTGCTCCTGGTCCTCGGCACGGCCGCCTTCTCGGGCCTAGGCCTGCTGATGGCGGGCACCCTGAAGGCGGAGGCGACGCTGGCCGCGGCCAACCTGGTCTTCCTGCTGCTGCTGATGGGCGGCGGGGTGATCGTCCCGCTCGACAAGTTCCCGCCCGCCGCCCAGGACGTCCTCGGCCTGCTGCCCATCACGGCGCTCTCGGACGGCCTGCGGGACGTCCTCCAGCACGGCGCGGGCATGCCCTGGGCCGACCTGGGGATCCTGGCCCTCTGGGCGGTCGTCGGGCTCGCCGCGGCCGGCCGGTTCTTCCGCTGGGAGTGA
- a CDS encoding COX15/CtaA family protein, with the protein MGRVPNVTRADAVAAVRNPLAFIAERWTPTPRTVQRAALFALVMSVVIVVTGGAVRLTGSGLGCPTWPKCTADSLTATSAMGFHGAIEFGNRMLTYVLCAAVGWAIIAARSEKPYRRSLTRLGWAQFWLVMGNAVLGGIVVLVGLNPYTVAAHFLLASALTAVATLMWQRTREGDGAPQPLVGRSVQQLVWFLVAASALLIAVGTVVTGSGPHAGDSSEVERMPLDWETVSKLHAVLAWIVVTLTFALWFVLKAVDSPKGPLDRVRDLFLVLLAQGVIGYVQYFTDLPEALVGVHMLGSCLVWIAVLRVLLALRERTDTTIGLPAPAAEATADTRA; encoded by the coding sequence ATGGGACGCGTGCCAAACGTGACCCGTGCCGACGCCGTAGCCGCCGTGCGCAACCCCCTCGCCTTCATCGCCGAACGCTGGACCCCCACCCCCCGGACGGTTCAGCGGGCGGCCCTGTTCGCGCTCGTGATGTCGGTGGTCATCGTGGTCACCGGCGGTGCCGTCCGGCTCACGGGCTCCGGCCTGGGCTGCCCGACCTGGCCCAAGTGCACCGCCGACTCGCTCACCGCGACCAGCGCGATGGGCTTCCACGGCGCCATCGAGTTCGGCAACCGCATGCTGACGTACGTGCTGTGCGCGGCCGTCGGCTGGGCGATCATCGCCGCGCGCTCCGAGAAGCCCTACCGCCGGAGCCTGACCCGGCTGGGCTGGGCGCAGTTCTGGCTCGTGATGGGCAACGCGGTCCTCGGCGGCATCGTGGTGCTCGTCGGACTCAACCCGTACACGGTCGCGGCGCACTTCCTGCTGGCCTCGGCGCTCACCGCCGTCGCCACGCTGATGTGGCAGCGCACCCGGGAGGGTGACGGGGCGCCCCAGCCGCTGGTCGGCAGGTCCGTGCAGCAGCTGGTGTGGTTCCTGGTCGCCGCCTCGGCGCTGCTGATCGCCGTCGGCACGGTGGTCACCGGCTCCGGTCCGCACGCGGGTGACTCCAGCGAGGTCGAGCGGATGCCGCTGGACTGGGAGACGGTGAGCAAGCTGCACGCCGTGCTCGCCTGGATCGTCGTGACGCTGACCTTCGCCCTGTGGTTCGTCCTGAAGGCGGTCGACTCCCCCAAGGGCCCGCTGGACCGCGTCCGGGACCTGTTCCTGGTTCTCCTCGCCCAGGGCGTCATCGGCTACGTCCAGTACTTCACGGACCTCCCCGAGGCCCTGGTCGGCGTCCACATGCTCGGGTCCTGCCTGGTGTGGATCGCGGTGCTGCGCGTGCTGCTGGCGCTGCGCGAGCGCACCGACACGACGATCGGCCTGCCTGCCCCGGCGGCGGAGGCGACGGCCGACACACGCGCGTGA
- a CDS encoding nucleotidyltransferase domain-containing protein — protein sequence MTSLTDALLNRFLAALSPLAPVAVWAHGSLAGGDYQEGRSDLDLVAVMESPTTPGTVRRVVALHRRLRAEPLAAGLHCTYLTPDTTADTGRSHLTWAHGHAMRRPVTPVTRRELHAFGRVLHGRSPAELLPTVTDRELAEFVVRDQREFWRPNVDKARLWRQDVWVDLGLLTYARATATLREGRLMSKREALDALPGLGAPMEVVADIERRRYERPGEPDGEWLDRRGELTRTYLGPAIDELVKTYG from the coding sequence GTGACCAGCCTTACCGACGCGTTACTGAACCGCTTCCTGGCCGCCCTGTCGCCCCTGGCCCCCGTCGCCGTCTGGGCGCACGGCTCGCTCGCCGGGGGCGACTACCAGGAGGGCCGCAGCGACCTGGACCTCGTCGCGGTGATGGAGTCCCCGACGACCCCGGGCACCGTGCGGCGGGTCGTCGCGCTGCACCGGCGGCTGCGCGCCGAGCCGCTCGCCGCCGGGCTGCACTGCACGTACCTGACCCCCGACACGACGGCGGACACCGGAAGATCCCACCTCACCTGGGCGCACGGCCATGCGATGCGCCGGCCGGTCACGCCCGTCACCCGACGCGAGCTGCACGCGTTCGGGCGGGTGCTGCACGGCCGGTCGCCCGCGGAACTGCTCCCGACGGTCACGGACCGGGAGCTGGCCGAGTTCGTCGTCCGCGACCAGCGGGAGTTCTGGCGGCCGAACGTCGACAAGGCGCGGCTGTGGCGGCAGGACGTCTGGGTCGACCTGGGCCTGCTGACGTACGCCCGCGCCACCGCCACGCTGCGGGAGGGCCGCCTGATGTCCAAACGGGAGGCGCTGGACGCACTGCCCGGGCTCGGGGCGCCCATGGAGGTCGTCGCGGACATCGAGCGGCGCCGCTACGAGCGGCCGGGGGAGCCGGACGGGGAGTGGCTCGACCGCCGGGGCGAGCTGACCCGGACCTACCTGGGGCCGGCGATCGACGAGCTCGTCAAGACGTACGGCTGA
- a CDS encoding amidohydrolase family protein: MIETPSLVDQYCHGVLRTELGLGTFEAQLARTEGPPAPGTTLFDTQTGFAVRRWCPPLLGLEPHSPPARYLARRRELGVLEAGRRLLRGSGITTYLVDTGLPGDLTGPGELASAGAAEAREIVRLELLAEQVADTSGTVESFLANLAEAVHTSAANAVAFTSVAGIRHGLALAPEPPGPGEVRGAAGRWLAERRVGGELSDPVLLRHLLWIAVASGLPLQLHAGLGAPGARIDRTDPVLLTDFVRATAGLGTDLVLLHGYPYHRHAAHLAGVFPHVYADSGAALVRTGARAATILAEILELAPFGKILFSSGAQGLPELHVVGASLFRVALERVLGTWVEEGAWSPADAQRVAGLIAAGNARRVYGLG; encoded by the coding sequence ATGATCGAAACGCCGTCCTTGGTGGACCAGTACTGCCACGGCGTCCTGAGAACGGAGCTGGGTCTCGGCACCTTCGAGGCCCAGCTGGCCCGTACCGAGGGCCCGCCCGCCCCGGGTACGACGCTCTTCGACACCCAGACGGGGTTCGCGGTACGCCGCTGGTGCCCCCCGCTGCTCGGCCTGGAACCGCACTCACCGCCCGCCCGTTATCTCGCCCGGCGTCGTGAACTCGGCGTACTGGAAGCGGGCCGCCGGCTGCTGCGCGGCAGCGGCATCACCACGTACCTGGTCGACACGGGCCTGCCCGGCGACCTCACCGGACCGGGCGAGCTGGCCTCCGCGGGCGCCGCCGAGGCCCGCGAGATCGTGCGCCTGGAACTCCTCGCCGAACAGGTCGCCGACACCTCCGGCACCGTCGAGTCCTTCCTCGCCAACCTCGCCGAGGCGGTGCACACGTCCGCCGCGAACGCCGTGGCCTTCACCTCCGTCGCGGGCATCCGGCACGGCCTCGCGCTCGCGCCCGAGCCGCCCGGGCCGGGGGAGGTACGGGGCGCGGCGGGCCGCTGGCTCGCCGAGCGCCGGGTCGGCGGTGAGCTGAGCGACCCGGTGCTGCTGCGGCACCTGCTGTGGATCGCCGTCGCCTCGGGACTGCCCCTGCAACTGCACGCGGGGCTCGGGGCGCCGGGGGCGCGCATCGACCGCACCGACCCCGTGCTGCTCACCGACTTCGTCCGCGCGACGGCCGGCCTCGGCACCGACCTCGTCCTGCTGCACGGCTACCCCTACCACCGTCACGCCGCCCACCTGGCCGGCGTCTTCCCGCACGTGTACGCCGACTCCGGGGCGGCCCTGGTGCGCACCGGCGCCCGCGCCGCGACGATCCTCGCGGAGATCCTGGAACTCGCCCCCTTCGGCAAGATCCTCTTCTCCAGCGGCGCCCAGGGGCTGCCCGAGCTGCACGTGGTCGGGGCGAGCCTGTTCCGCGTGGCCCTGGAGCGGGTGCTGGGCACCTGGGTCGAGGAGGGGGCGTGGTCGCCGGCGGACGCGCAGCGGGTGGCGGGACTGATCGCGGCGGGGAACGCACGCAGGGTGTACGGGCTGGGCTGA
- a CDS encoding heme o synthase: MCVTAVESRPVGIIGTSQSPSRRPLGARVKAFVALTKPRIIELLLITTVPVMFLAQQGVPDLGLVLLTCLGGYLSAGGANALNMYIDRDIDALMDRTSQRPLVTGMVSPRECLAFGITLAVVSTLLFGLTVNWLSAWLALGALLFYVVVYTMILKRRTSQNIVWGGIAGCMPVLIGWSAVTDSVSWAPVVLFLVMFFWTPPHYWPLSMKVKDDYARVGVPMLPVVASNKTVARQIVLYSWVMVAVSLLLQPLGYTGWFYTSVALAAGGWWLWEAHALQTRAKAEVTGGKLKEMRLFHWSITYVSLLFVAVAVDPFLR; encoded by the coding sequence GTGTGCGTGACGGCCGTTGAATCCCGTCCAGTGGGGATTATCGGGACGAGCCAGAGCCCGAGCCGGCGGCCGCTCGGGGCCCGGGTCAAGGCGTTCGTGGCGCTGACCAAGCCGCGGATCATCGAGCTGCTGCTGATCACCACCGTCCCGGTGATGTTCCTGGCGCAGCAGGGCGTTCCGGACCTCGGCCTGGTGCTGCTGACCTGCCTCGGCGGCTACCTCTCCGCGGGCGGCGCCAACGCGCTGAACATGTACATCGACCGCGACATCGACGCGCTGATGGACCGCACCTCGCAGCGCCCGCTGGTCACCGGGATGGTCAGCCCGCGTGAATGTCTCGCCTTCGGTATCACCCTCGCGGTGGTCTCGACACTCCTGTTCGGCCTGACCGTCAACTGGCTGTCGGCCTGGCTCGCCCTCGGTGCGCTCCTCTTCTACGTCGTCGTCTACACGATGATCCTCAAGCGCCGTACCTCGCAGAACATCGTGTGGGGCGGCATCGCCGGCTGCATGCCGGTGCTGATCGGCTGGTCGGCCGTCACCGACTCCGTGTCGTGGGCCCCGGTCGTCCTCTTCCTCGTCATGTTCTTCTGGACGCCGCCGCACTACTGGCCGCTGTCGATGAAGGTCAAGGACGACTACGCGCGCGTGGGTGTGCCGATGCTGCCGGTCGTCGCCTCCAACAAGACCGTCGCCAGGCAGATCGTCCTGTACAGCTGGGTGATGGTCGCCGTCTCGCTGCTCCTGCAGCCGCTGGGCTACACCGGCTGGTTCTACACCTCGGTCGCGCTGGCGGCCGGCGGCTGGTGGCTGTGGGAGGCGCACGCGCTGCAGACCCGCGCGAAGGCGGAGGTGACGGGCGGGAAGCTGAAGGAGATGCGGCTGTTCCACTGGTCCATCACCTATGTGTCGCTGCTGTTCGTGGCGGTCGCGGTGGACCCCTTCCTGCGCTGA